The Acropora muricata isolate sample 2 chromosome 5, ASM3666990v1, whole genome shotgun sequence genome includes a window with the following:
- the LOC136917976 gene encoding uncharacterized protein isoform X6, translated as MASNGSPPQKHDPIHGSRKLQVTILASEWASTKGGLSTINRELAIQLAKFSNVEVTFFLPKCSHEDKKAAASHGVSILEAVRRPGFFELDLLSFPPENLRIDVVVGHGFKFGRQAQLIQEFHRCKWVLIVHDDPEELEMYKYLITKGERKYRNELELCQMADFVVAVGPKLTEAFRRDLRWCKKESDIFEFTPGVFADFSSVQPVTVKRKQCNVLVFGHGDPEDFELKGFDIAARSVAALSDTCLYFVGVPHGEHEKIANHFVDLGIPKHRQNMRSYLYIQEDLKRLFCEVDLVLMPSRTSAFGLTGLEGLSAGIPVLVSKNSGFGEALSSVRFGSYYVIDSEDPSAWRKAIKDIWDKDRKQQLEEVKDVRDSYAKRYSWSAQCKGLIEEMFKLVDGSSPHVLSKRKAGINEKNESEQLADPGSSVPAEIRARGPRAEHAFQKAMQTGKVKVYRGRIMLLGQDRAGKTSLRKSLLGLPFDPEQESTVGIEVDEVKNWMLCKKGEVSELKDEIARFIVRDLNKHEADDNGSTYPNVEKVKTTGQLEEKKGHEKPKLSADGDELGTDTEEVEDGHQALSGENLVDKNDAQLNINLDDVTDLVVRYLQSRTEDDIKSEEVILTLWDFAGQHLYYASHPVFLSGRAVYILEYNLKKDLLATADPCVKQGVHKIRLDNANNETNLDNLLSWLVSVHNIRSADNKNVAHQGKKLPYLQPPVIIVGTHLDQPFEEVNTMEEPIKKSFANKEYEQHVTVPFFAVDNETENDEGVKTLRQRIIKILKEEPHMGKEVPLRWFKFEKAVDALVALQTYFMDLDQLLSVIQQVCQIEDEEEVTAMLNFYHDLGEIVKHGRTVVLQAQWLIDLFKQLITVRPFDEADPSYRKWWRDLEVNGILRIALVDHVFSKFIDKGLCKQDILDMMELHGLIAKFSIATDENQDELRYFVPTQLRSSPSALCEIKPSGCDPCPLVLHFLDGFVPHGLFPQLVSKFIHWCSENGLKETPQLFNNGARLFIGKQITFALILICRKRFIKIVLKTRNPSSCKSQSMNASNKMAIEVRNFIERTLDGFSRDLSWLSNLWYELSVVCTYCLECTRDLHKKTSCDQDDCLHLLRVGPGKELICLKNFCDETVSPGWEMWFEVPHTQTMEPEEDTQIADGTSSEPETTTQRVKATKRKRNENFTGTSSEPETTTQRVKATKRKRNENFTGFSSRFARKKKRRIFEKSKSEQPAGTSEPETTAQGVQARKRKRNKNFTGHSARVPSKR; from the exons ATGGCATCTAATGGGAGCCCACCTCAAAAACATGATCCAATTCATGGCTCCAGGAAACTCCAAGTCACCATTTTGGCTTCTGAGTGGGCATCCACGAAAGGAGGGCTTTCCACGATAAACAGAGAGTTGGCCATTCAATTAGCCAAATTTTCTAATGTTGAAGTCACCTTCTTTTTGCCTAAATGCTCTCATGAGGACAAGAAAGCAGCTGCTAGCCATGGTGTTTCCATTCTTGAGGCAGTGAGACGACCTGGTTTCTTTGAACTGGACTTGCTTAGCTTTCCCCCAGAGAATTTGAGGATAGATGTGGTTGTTGGTCATGGATTTAAATTTGGTCGTCAAGCCCAACTCATCCAAGAGTTTCACAGATGCAAGTGGGTTCTAATTGTACACGATGACCCAGAGGAACTAGAAATGTACAAATATCTAATCACAAAAGGAGAACGAAAGTATCGCAATGAGTTAGAGCTGtgccagatggctgattttgttgTGGCAGTTGGACCCAAGTTGACGGAAGCCTTTCGCAGAGACCTAAGATGGTGTAAGAAAGAATCTGATATTTTTGAGTTCACTCCTGGTGTTTTTGCTGACTTCTCTAGTGTTCAACCAGTTACTGTCAAAAGAAAACAGTgcaatgttttggtttttggtcATGGAGATCCTGAAGATTTTGAGTTAAAGGGATTTGACATTGCAGCAAGATCTGTTGCTGCCTTGTCTGACACTTGCCTTTATTTTGTGGGAGTACCCCATGGAGAACATGAGAAGATTGCCAATCATTTTGTTGATTTGGGCATACCTAAGCACCGTCAGAACATGAGAAGTTATTTGTATATACAAGAAGATCTAAAGAGGTTATTTTGTGAGGTGGATCTTGTGCTGATGCCATCAAGGACATCTGCGTTTGGGTTGACAGGTCTTGAGGGTTTGTCTGCTGGGATTCCTGTACTTGTTAGCAAAAACTCAGGGTTTGGAGAAGCTCTGAGCAGTGTACGATTTGGCTCTTATTATGTCATTGATTCTGAAGATCCAAGTGCATGGAGAAAAGCCATCAAGGACATCTGGGACAAAGACAGAAAGCAACAACTTGAGGAGGTTAAGGATGTCCGAGATTCCTATGCTAAAAGATACAGTTGGTCTGCACAGTGCAAAGGTCTTATTGAAGAGATGTTTAAACTTGTTGATG GCTCTTCTCCACATGTTCTATCCAAAAGGAAAGCAGGAATAAATGAAAAGAATGAGAGTGAGCAGCTGGCAG ACCCAGGCTCATCTGTACCAGCGGAAATTAGGGCCCGGGGCCCAAGGGCCGAGCATGCTTTTCAAAAGGCCATGCAAACTGGCAAAGTGAAAGTCTATCGCGGGCGCATCATGCTGCTTGGACAAGACCGTGCAGGAAAAACAAGCCTGAGGAAATCTCTTCTCGGTTTGCCTTTTGACCCTGAGCAAGAGAGTACTGTTGGAATTGAGGTGGATGAAGTCAAGAATTGGATGCTGTGTAAAAAGGGCGAGGTGTCGGAGCTCAAAGATGAAATCGCACGGTTCATTGTCAGGGATTTGAACAAGCATGAAGCAGACGACAACGGTTCTACTTATCCTAATGTAGAGAAAGTGAAG ACAACTGGTCAGctggaggaaaagaaaggcCACGAGAAGCCAAAATTGTCGGCAGATGGAGATGAACTAGGGACCGATACGGAAGAGGTAGAAGATGGGCATCAAGCACTCTCTGGAGAAAATCTAGTTGACAAAAACGATGCGCAATTAAATATCAATTTAGACGACGTCACTGACCTAGTTGTCCGTTATTTACAAAGCCGAACAGAGGATGACATCAAATCCGAGGAAGTAATCTTAACTCTATGGGATTTTGCTGGCCAACATCTTTATTATGCTTCGCATCCTGTGTTTCTGTCTGGGCGAGCAGTTTACATCTTGGAGTATAATCTAAAGAAGGACTTACTAGCAACGGCAGACCCTTGTGTCAAACAAGGCGTCCATAAGATCAGGCTGGATAATGCAAACAATGAAACCAACTTGGATAATTTGTTGTCATGGCTAGTCTCAGTTCACAACATCAGATCTGCTGACAACAAAAACGTAGCTCATCAAGGAAAAAAGCTGCCCTATCTACAGCCGCCAGTGATTATCGTTGGAACACATTTAGATCAGCCTTTCGAAGAAGTAAATACCATGGAAGAGCCCATCAAGAAGAGTTTTGCAAACAAGGAGTATGAACAACACGTCACAGTACCATTTTTTGCTGTCGATAACGAGACGGAAAACGACGAAGGTGTGAAGACGCTACGTCAAAGAATCataaaaattttgaaagagGAACCCCATATGGGTAAAGAGGTACCGTTGAG gtggttcaagtttgaaaaagctGTTGATGCTCTTGTAGCCTTGCAGACATACTTCATGGATCTCGATCAACTTCTCTCTGTTATTCAACAAGTTTGCCAAATCGAAGACGAGGAAGAAGTGACGGCCATGCTGAATTTTTATCATGATCTCGGCGAGATAGTAAAGCATGGTCGAACTGTAGTGCTGCAGGCCCAGTGGCTGATCGACCTTTTTAAACAGCTTATCACCGTGCGGCCTTTTGACGAGGCA GATCCTTCGTACAGGAAATGGTGGAGAGACCTGGAAGTAAACGGAATTCTGAGGATAGCACTGGTCGACCACGTATTTTCCAAGTTCATCGACAAAGGCCTTTGCAAACAAGATATTCTGGATATGATGGAGCTGCATGGGCTGATTGCCAAATTTTCGATTGCCACTGATGAAAACCAAGATGAACTAAGATATTTTGTTCCGACGCAGCTAAGATCATCGCCATCAGCACTGTGTGAGATCAAGCCTTCTGGATGTGATCCGTGTCCACTggttcttcattttcttgatggTTTTGTTCCGCATGGGCTCTTTCCTCAGCTTGTGTCGAAGTTCATTCATTGGTGTTCGGAAAATGGGTTAAAAGAAACTccacagcttttcaacaatggGGCCAGGCTTTTCATCGGAAAACAGATCACATTTGCTCTTATCCTGATTTGCAGAAAGAGGTTCATCAAAATCGTTTTAAAGACAAGGAATCCATCTTCCTGCAAATCCCAGTCGATGAATGCCTCAAACAAAATGGCTATTGAAGTTCGCAACTTTATCGAGAGAACCTTAGATGGCTTTTCACGTGACCTTTCTTGGTTAAGCAATCTTTGGTATGAGCTGAGTGTGGTGTGCACGTATTGCCTGGAATGCACGCGTGACCTTCACAAGAAGACGAGTTGTGATCAAGACGATTGCTTGCACCTTCTGCGAGTTGGTCCTGGGAAAGAATTGATTTGCCTGAAGAATTTCTGCGATGAAACAGTCAGTCCTGGATGGGAGATGTGGTTCGAAGTACCCCATACCCAG ACCATGGAACCAGAAGAGGATACTCAGATAGCCGATG GAACTTCCTCCGAGCCTGAGACCACAACACAAAGAGTGAAAGCAACGAAGCGGAAGCGGAATGAGAACTTCACAG GAACTTCCTCCGAGCCTGAGACCACAACACAAAGAGTGAAAGCAACGAAGCGGAAGCGGAATGAGAACTTCACAG GCTTTTCTTCACGTTTTGCACGCAAAAAGAAAAGACGAATCTTTGAAAAGAGTAAGAGTGAGCAGCCAGCAG
- the LOC136917976 gene encoding uncharacterized protein isoform X4: MASNGSPPQKHDPIHGSRKLQVTILASEWASTKGGLSTINRELAIQLAKFSNVEVTFFLPKCSHEDKKAAASHGVSILEAVRRPGFFELDLLSFPPENLRIDVVVGHGFKFGRQAQLIQEFHRCKWVLIVHDDPEELEMYKYLITKGERKYRNELELCQMADFVVAVGPKLTEAFRRDLRWCKKESDIFEFTPGVFADFSSVQPVTVKRKQCNVLVFGHGDPEDFELKGFDIAARSVAALSDTCLYFVGVPHGEHEKIANHFVDLGIPKHRQNMRSYLYIQEDLKRLFCEVDLVLMPSRTSAFGLTGLEGLSAGIPVLVSKNSGFGEALSSVRFGSYYVIDSEDPSAWRKAIKDIWDKDRKQQLEEVKDVRDSYAKRYSWSAQCKGLIEEMFKLVDGSSPHVLSKRKAGINEKNESEQLADPGSSVPAEIRARGPRAEHAFQKAMQTGKVKVYRGRIMLLGQDRAGKTSLRKSLLGLPFDPEQESTVGIEVDEVKNWMLCKKGEVSELKDEIARFIVRDLNKHEADDNGSTYPNVEKVKTTGQLEEKKGHEKPKLSADGDELGTDTEEVEDGHQALSGENLVDKNDAQLNINLDDVTDLVVRYLQSRTEDDIKSEEVILTLWDFAGQHLYYASHPVFLSGRAVYILEYNLKKDLLATADPCVKQGVHKIRLDNANNETNLDNLLSWLVSVHNIRSADNKNVAHQGKKLPYLQPPVIIVGTHLDQPFEEVNTMEEPIKKSFANKEYEQHVTVPFFAVDNETENDEGVKTLRQRIIKILKEEPHMGKEVPLRWFKFEKAVDALVALQTYFMDLDQLLSVIQQVCQIEDEEEVTAMLNFYHDLGEIVKHGRTVVLQAQWLIDLFKQLITVRPFDEADPSYRKWWRDLEVNGILRIALVDHVFSKFIDKGLCKQDILDMMELHGLIAKFSIATDENQDELRYFVPTQLRSSPSALCEIKPSGCDPCPLVLHFLDGFVPHGLFPQLVSKFIHWCSENGLKETPQLFNNGARLFIGKQITFALILICRKRFIKIVLKTRNPSSCKSQSMNASNKMAIEVRNFIERTLDGFSRDLSWLSNLWYELSVVCTYCLECTRDLHKKTSCDQDDCLHLLRVGPGKELICLKNFCDETVSPGWEMWFEVPHTQTMEPEEDTQIADGTSSEPETTIQRVKATKRKRNKNFTRTSSEPETTTQRVKATKRKRNENFTGTSSEPETTTQRVKATKRKRNENFTGFSSRFARKKKRRIFEKSKSEQPAGTSEPETTAQGVQARKRKRNKNFTGHSARVPSKR, translated from the exons ATGGCATCTAATGGGAGCCCACCTCAAAAACATGATCCAATTCATGGCTCCAGGAAACTCCAAGTCACCATTTTGGCTTCTGAGTGGGCATCCACGAAAGGAGGGCTTTCCACGATAAACAGAGAGTTGGCCATTCAATTAGCCAAATTTTCTAATGTTGAAGTCACCTTCTTTTTGCCTAAATGCTCTCATGAGGACAAGAAAGCAGCTGCTAGCCATGGTGTTTCCATTCTTGAGGCAGTGAGACGACCTGGTTTCTTTGAACTGGACTTGCTTAGCTTTCCCCCAGAGAATTTGAGGATAGATGTGGTTGTTGGTCATGGATTTAAATTTGGTCGTCAAGCCCAACTCATCCAAGAGTTTCACAGATGCAAGTGGGTTCTAATTGTACACGATGACCCAGAGGAACTAGAAATGTACAAATATCTAATCACAAAAGGAGAACGAAAGTATCGCAATGAGTTAGAGCTGtgccagatggctgattttgttgTGGCAGTTGGACCCAAGTTGACGGAAGCCTTTCGCAGAGACCTAAGATGGTGTAAGAAAGAATCTGATATTTTTGAGTTCACTCCTGGTGTTTTTGCTGACTTCTCTAGTGTTCAACCAGTTACTGTCAAAAGAAAACAGTgcaatgttttggtttttggtcATGGAGATCCTGAAGATTTTGAGTTAAAGGGATTTGACATTGCAGCAAGATCTGTTGCTGCCTTGTCTGACACTTGCCTTTATTTTGTGGGAGTACCCCATGGAGAACATGAGAAGATTGCCAATCATTTTGTTGATTTGGGCATACCTAAGCACCGTCAGAACATGAGAAGTTATTTGTATATACAAGAAGATCTAAAGAGGTTATTTTGTGAGGTGGATCTTGTGCTGATGCCATCAAGGACATCTGCGTTTGGGTTGACAGGTCTTGAGGGTTTGTCTGCTGGGATTCCTGTACTTGTTAGCAAAAACTCAGGGTTTGGAGAAGCTCTGAGCAGTGTACGATTTGGCTCTTATTATGTCATTGATTCTGAAGATCCAAGTGCATGGAGAAAAGCCATCAAGGACATCTGGGACAAAGACAGAAAGCAACAACTTGAGGAGGTTAAGGATGTCCGAGATTCCTATGCTAAAAGATACAGTTGGTCTGCACAGTGCAAAGGTCTTATTGAAGAGATGTTTAAACTTGTTGATG GCTCTTCTCCACATGTTCTATCCAAAAGGAAAGCAGGAATAAATGAAAAGAATGAGAGTGAGCAGCTGGCAG ACCCAGGCTCATCTGTACCAGCGGAAATTAGGGCCCGGGGCCCAAGGGCCGAGCATGCTTTTCAAAAGGCCATGCAAACTGGCAAAGTGAAAGTCTATCGCGGGCGCATCATGCTGCTTGGACAAGACCGTGCAGGAAAAACAAGCCTGAGGAAATCTCTTCTCGGTTTGCCTTTTGACCCTGAGCAAGAGAGTACTGTTGGAATTGAGGTGGATGAAGTCAAGAATTGGATGCTGTGTAAAAAGGGCGAGGTGTCGGAGCTCAAAGATGAAATCGCACGGTTCATTGTCAGGGATTTGAACAAGCATGAAGCAGACGACAACGGTTCTACTTATCCTAATGTAGAGAAAGTGAAG ACAACTGGTCAGctggaggaaaagaaaggcCACGAGAAGCCAAAATTGTCGGCAGATGGAGATGAACTAGGGACCGATACGGAAGAGGTAGAAGATGGGCATCAAGCACTCTCTGGAGAAAATCTAGTTGACAAAAACGATGCGCAATTAAATATCAATTTAGACGACGTCACTGACCTAGTTGTCCGTTATTTACAAAGCCGAACAGAGGATGACATCAAATCCGAGGAAGTAATCTTAACTCTATGGGATTTTGCTGGCCAACATCTTTATTATGCTTCGCATCCTGTGTTTCTGTCTGGGCGAGCAGTTTACATCTTGGAGTATAATCTAAAGAAGGACTTACTAGCAACGGCAGACCCTTGTGTCAAACAAGGCGTCCATAAGATCAGGCTGGATAATGCAAACAATGAAACCAACTTGGATAATTTGTTGTCATGGCTAGTCTCAGTTCACAACATCAGATCTGCTGACAACAAAAACGTAGCTCATCAAGGAAAAAAGCTGCCCTATCTACAGCCGCCAGTGATTATCGTTGGAACACATTTAGATCAGCCTTTCGAAGAAGTAAATACCATGGAAGAGCCCATCAAGAAGAGTTTTGCAAACAAGGAGTATGAACAACACGTCACAGTACCATTTTTTGCTGTCGATAACGAGACGGAAAACGACGAAGGTGTGAAGACGCTACGTCAAAGAATCataaaaattttgaaagagGAACCCCATATGGGTAAAGAGGTACCGTTGAG gtggttcaagtttgaaaaagctGTTGATGCTCTTGTAGCCTTGCAGACATACTTCATGGATCTCGATCAACTTCTCTCTGTTATTCAACAAGTTTGCCAAATCGAAGACGAGGAAGAAGTGACGGCCATGCTGAATTTTTATCATGATCTCGGCGAGATAGTAAAGCATGGTCGAACTGTAGTGCTGCAGGCCCAGTGGCTGATCGACCTTTTTAAACAGCTTATCACCGTGCGGCCTTTTGACGAGGCA GATCCTTCGTACAGGAAATGGTGGAGAGACCTGGAAGTAAACGGAATTCTGAGGATAGCACTGGTCGACCACGTATTTTCCAAGTTCATCGACAAAGGCCTTTGCAAACAAGATATTCTGGATATGATGGAGCTGCATGGGCTGATTGCCAAATTTTCGATTGCCACTGATGAAAACCAAGATGAACTAAGATATTTTGTTCCGACGCAGCTAAGATCATCGCCATCAGCACTGTGTGAGATCAAGCCTTCTGGATGTGATCCGTGTCCACTggttcttcattttcttgatggTTTTGTTCCGCATGGGCTCTTTCCTCAGCTTGTGTCGAAGTTCATTCATTGGTGTTCGGAAAATGGGTTAAAAGAAACTccacagcttttcaacaatggGGCCAGGCTTTTCATCGGAAAACAGATCACATTTGCTCTTATCCTGATTTGCAGAAAGAGGTTCATCAAAATCGTTTTAAAGACAAGGAATCCATCTTCCTGCAAATCCCAGTCGATGAATGCCTCAAACAAAATGGCTATTGAAGTTCGCAACTTTATCGAGAGAACCTTAGATGGCTTTTCACGTGACCTTTCTTGGTTAAGCAATCTTTGGTATGAGCTGAGTGTGGTGTGCACGTATTGCCTGGAATGCACGCGTGACCTTCACAAGAAGACGAGTTGTGATCAAGACGATTGCTTGCACCTTCTGCGAGTTGGTCCTGGGAAAGAATTGATTTGCCTGAAGAATTTCTGCGATGAAACAGTCAGTCCTGGATGGGAGATGTGGTTCGAAGTACCCCATACCCAG ACCATGGAACCAGAAGAGGATACTCAGATAGCCGATG GAACTTCCTCCGAGCCTGAGACCACAATACAAAGAGTGAAAGCAACGAAGCGGAAGCGGAATAAGAACTTCACAA GAACTTCCTCCGAGCCTGAGACCACAACACAAAGAGTGAAAGCAACGAAGCGGAAGCGGAATGAGAACTTCACAG GAACTTCCTCCGAGCCTGAGACCACAACACAAAGAGTGAAAGCAACGAAGCGGAAGCGGAATGAGAACTTCACAG GCTTTTCTTCACGTTTTGCACGCAAAAAGAAAAGACGAATCTTTGAAAAGAGTAAGAGTGAGCAGCCAGCAG
- the LOC136917976 gene encoding uncharacterized protein isoform X7: MASNGSPPQKHDPIHGSRKLQVTILASEWASTKGGLSTINRELAIQLAKFSNVEVTFFLPKCSHEDKKAAASHGVSILEAVRRPGFFELDLLSFPPENLRIDVVVGHGFKFGRQAQLIQEFHRCKWVLIVHDDPEELEMYKYLITKGERKYRNELELCQMADFVVAVGPKLTEAFRRDLRWCKKESDIFEFTPGVFADFSSVQPVTVKRKQCNVLVFGHGDPEDFELKGFDIAARSVAALSDTCLYFVGVPHGEHEKIANHFVDLGIPKHRQNMRSYLYIQEDLKRLFCEVDLVLMPSRTSAFGLTGLEGLSAGIPVLVSKNSGFGEALSSVRFGSYYVIDSEDPSAWRKAIKDIWDKDRKQQLEEVKDVRDSYAKRYSWSAQCKGLIEEMFKLVDGSSPHVLSKRKAGINEKNESEQLADPGSSVPAEIRARGPRAEHAFQKAMQTGKVKVYRGRIMLLGQDRAGKTSLRKSLLGLPFDPEQESTVGIEVDEVKNWMLCKKGEVSELKDEIARFIVRDLNKHEADDNGSTYPNVEKVKTTGQLEEKKGHEKPKLSADGDELGTDTEEVEDGHQALSGENLVDKNDAQLNINLDDVTDLVVRYLQSRTEDDIKSEEVILTLWDFAGQHLYYASHPVFLSGRAVYILEYNLKKDLLATADPCVKQGVHKIRLDNANNETNLDNLLSWLVSVHNIRSADNKNVAHQGKKLPYLQPPVIIVGTHLDQPFEEVNTMEEPIKKSFANKEYEQHVTVPFFAVDNETENDEGVKTLRQRIIKILKEEPHMGKEVPLRWFKFEKAVDALVALQTYFMDLDQLLSVIQQVCQIEDEEEVTAMLNFYHDLGEIVKHGRTVVLQAQWLIDLFKQLITVRPFDEADPSYRKWWRDLEVNGILRIALVDHVFSKFIDKGLCKQDILDMMELHGLIAKFSIATDENQDELRYFVPTQLRSSPSALCEIKPSGCDPCPLVLHFLDGFVPHGLFPQLVSKFIHWCSENGLKETPQLFNNGARLFIGKQITFALILICRKRFIKIVLKTRNPSSCKSQSMNASNKMAIEVRNFIERTLDGFSRDLSWLSNLWYELSVVCTYCLECTRDLHKKTSCDQDDCLHLLRVGPGKELICLKNFCDETVSPGWEMWFEVPHTQTMEPEEDTQIADGTSSEPETTIQRVKATKRKRNKNFTRTSSEPETTTQRVKATKRKRNENFTGFSSRFARKKKRRIFEKSKSEQPAGTSEPETTAQGVQARKRKRNKNFTGHSARVPSKR, encoded by the exons ATGGCATCTAATGGGAGCCCACCTCAAAAACATGATCCAATTCATGGCTCCAGGAAACTCCAAGTCACCATTTTGGCTTCTGAGTGGGCATCCACGAAAGGAGGGCTTTCCACGATAAACAGAGAGTTGGCCATTCAATTAGCCAAATTTTCTAATGTTGAAGTCACCTTCTTTTTGCCTAAATGCTCTCATGAGGACAAGAAAGCAGCTGCTAGCCATGGTGTTTCCATTCTTGAGGCAGTGAGACGACCTGGTTTCTTTGAACTGGACTTGCTTAGCTTTCCCCCAGAGAATTTGAGGATAGATGTGGTTGTTGGTCATGGATTTAAATTTGGTCGTCAAGCCCAACTCATCCAAGAGTTTCACAGATGCAAGTGGGTTCTAATTGTACACGATGACCCAGAGGAACTAGAAATGTACAAATATCTAATCACAAAAGGAGAACGAAAGTATCGCAATGAGTTAGAGCTGtgccagatggctgattttgttgTGGCAGTTGGACCCAAGTTGACGGAAGCCTTTCGCAGAGACCTAAGATGGTGTAAGAAAGAATCTGATATTTTTGAGTTCACTCCTGGTGTTTTTGCTGACTTCTCTAGTGTTCAACCAGTTACTGTCAAAAGAAAACAGTgcaatgttttggtttttggtcATGGAGATCCTGAAGATTTTGAGTTAAAGGGATTTGACATTGCAGCAAGATCTGTTGCTGCCTTGTCTGACACTTGCCTTTATTTTGTGGGAGTACCCCATGGAGAACATGAGAAGATTGCCAATCATTTTGTTGATTTGGGCATACCTAAGCACCGTCAGAACATGAGAAGTTATTTGTATATACAAGAAGATCTAAAGAGGTTATTTTGTGAGGTGGATCTTGTGCTGATGCCATCAAGGACATCTGCGTTTGGGTTGACAGGTCTTGAGGGTTTGTCTGCTGGGATTCCTGTACTTGTTAGCAAAAACTCAGGGTTTGGAGAAGCTCTGAGCAGTGTACGATTTGGCTCTTATTATGTCATTGATTCTGAAGATCCAAGTGCATGGAGAAAAGCCATCAAGGACATCTGGGACAAAGACAGAAAGCAACAACTTGAGGAGGTTAAGGATGTCCGAGATTCCTATGCTAAAAGATACAGTTGGTCTGCACAGTGCAAAGGTCTTATTGAAGAGATGTTTAAACTTGTTGATG GCTCTTCTCCACATGTTCTATCCAAAAGGAAAGCAGGAATAAATGAAAAGAATGAGAGTGAGCAGCTGGCAG ACCCAGGCTCATCTGTACCAGCGGAAATTAGGGCCCGGGGCCCAAGGGCCGAGCATGCTTTTCAAAAGGCCATGCAAACTGGCAAAGTGAAAGTCTATCGCGGGCGCATCATGCTGCTTGGACAAGACCGTGCAGGAAAAACAAGCCTGAGGAAATCTCTTCTCGGTTTGCCTTTTGACCCTGAGCAAGAGAGTACTGTTGGAATTGAGGTGGATGAAGTCAAGAATTGGATGCTGTGTAAAAAGGGCGAGGTGTCGGAGCTCAAAGATGAAATCGCACGGTTCATTGTCAGGGATTTGAACAAGCATGAAGCAGACGACAACGGTTCTACTTATCCTAATGTAGAGAAAGTGAAG ACAACTGGTCAGctggaggaaaagaaaggcCACGAGAAGCCAAAATTGTCGGCAGATGGAGATGAACTAGGGACCGATACGGAAGAGGTAGAAGATGGGCATCAAGCACTCTCTGGAGAAAATCTAGTTGACAAAAACGATGCGCAATTAAATATCAATTTAGACGACGTCACTGACCTAGTTGTCCGTTATTTACAAAGCCGAACAGAGGATGACATCAAATCCGAGGAAGTAATCTTAACTCTATGGGATTTTGCTGGCCAACATCTTTATTATGCTTCGCATCCTGTGTTTCTGTCTGGGCGAGCAGTTTACATCTTGGAGTATAATCTAAAGAAGGACTTACTAGCAACGGCAGACCCTTGTGTCAAACAAGGCGTCCATAAGATCAGGCTGGATAATGCAAACAATGAAACCAACTTGGATAATTTGTTGTCATGGCTAGTCTCAGTTCACAACATCAGATCTGCTGACAACAAAAACGTAGCTCATCAAGGAAAAAAGCTGCCCTATCTACAGCCGCCAGTGATTATCGTTGGAACACATTTAGATCAGCCTTTCGAAGAAGTAAATACCATGGAAGAGCCCATCAAGAAGAGTTTTGCAAACAAGGAGTATGAACAACACGTCACAGTACCATTTTTTGCTGTCGATAACGAGACGGAAAACGACGAAGGTGTGAAGACGCTACGTCAAAGAATCataaaaattttgaaagagGAACCCCATATGGGTAAAGAGGTACCGTTGAG gtggttcaagtttgaaaaagctGTTGATGCTCTTGTAGCCTTGCAGACATACTTCATGGATCTCGATCAACTTCTCTCTGTTATTCAACAAGTTTGCCAAATCGAAGACGAGGAAGAAGTGACGGCCATGCTGAATTTTTATCATGATCTCGGCGAGATAGTAAAGCATGGTCGAACTGTAGTGCTGCAGGCCCAGTGGCTGATCGACCTTTTTAAACAGCTTATCACCGTGCGGCCTTTTGACGAGGCA GATCCTTCGTACAGGAAATGGTGGAGAGACCTGGAAGTAAACGGAATTCTGAGGATAGCACTGGTCGACCACGTATTTTCCAAGTTCATCGACAAAGGCCTTTGCAAACAAGATATTCTGGATATGATGGAGCTGCATGGGCTGATTGCCAAATTTTCGATTGCCACTGATGAAAACCAAGATGAACTAAGATATTTTGTTCCGACGCAGCTAAGATCATCGCCATCAGCACTGTGTGAGATCAAGCCTTCTGGATGTGATCCGTGTCCACTggttcttcattttcttgatggTTTTGTTCCGCATGGGCTCTTTCCTCAGCTTGTGTCGAAGTTCATTCATTGGTGTTCGGAAAATGGGTTAAAAGAAACTccacagcttttcaacaatggGGCCAGGCTTTTCATCGGAAAACAGATCACATTTGCTCTTATCCTGATTTGCAGAAAGAGGTTCATCAAAATCGTTTTAAAGACAAGGAATCCATCTTCCTGCAAATCCCAGTCGATGAATGCCTCAAACAAAATGGCTATTGAAGTTCGCAACTTTATCGAGAGAACCTTAGATGGCTTTTCACGTGACCTTTCTTGGTTAAGCAATCTTTGGTATGAGCTGAGTGTGGTGTGCACGTATTGCCTGGAATGCACGCGTGACCTTCACAAGAAGACGAGTTGTGATCAAGACGATTGCTTGCACCTTCTGCGAGTTGGTCCTGGGAAAGAATTGATTTGCCTGAAGAATTTCTGCGATGAAACAGTCAGTCCTGGATGGGAGATGTGGTTCGAAGTACCCCATACCCAG ACCATGGAACCAGAAGAGGATACTCAGATAGCCGATG GAACTTCCTCCGAGCCTGAGACCACAATACAAAGAGTGAAAGCAACGAAGCGGAAGCGGAATAAGAACTTCACAA GAACTTCCTCCGAGCCTGAGACCACAACACAAAGAGTGAAAGCAACGAAGCGGAAGCGGAATGAGAACTTCACAG GCTTTTCTTCACGTTTTGCACGCAAAAAGAAAAGACGAATCTTTGAAAAGAGTAAGAGTGAGCAGCCAGCAG